In Peromyscus maniculatus bairdii isolate BWxNUB_F1_BW_parent chromosome 16, HU_Pman_BW_mat_3.1, whole genome shotgun sequence, the sequence TCACTTGAGATAATATGTATATGATCACATAACTGTATGTTGTATGCATTTTTCAAACACTGTAAATTGAGGGCACATAGTAGACCTTGCTTCTAGTACAGACATTTCAAGCTTAGAAATAATATTGTGACCAAAGTGTAATTGAAATTCTTGCCAGATGTAGTAGTGCATGTCtccctggcactcgggaggcagaggtagagcaggtggatctctgtaagttctaggTCTGCCAGGGCTACTCAAAGAAAtcctgtactttaaaaaaaaaaattatttatttatttatttatttatttatttatttatttatttttgcatctgaagaattttttttatcctttGCCTAAAATGAGGCTTTCTGAGGACAGACATGCTCAAACAGGTGTGGACTGAAGCCCCAGATGCAGTCCTAAAACTGAAGCTTTCAGTGCTCTCAGTGACTAGacaagcatgcatgcacctgAGGTCTGACTAGTAGGTGAGGAAGGAAACACTTGCTAAACtgcacttgaaggaaaaaaaaatggtttcttacAACTTCTCACTCTACTCCGAGCACCCACAAGCAGTTAACGTACACTTGGAGAAACACTTGTCAACCCTAGTAGTGATGGAGAGCATCAAGTTGATTCAATAATGCGCTAACCCAGTGACCTTCTGAGGCCATTACCAGACAACCTGGCTGCACGTACCCAGTGCCCAGTGTTCTTCAGTGACAGATTAGTACTTCAccctgcctggtgtttggttACCTCCAGCCTCTAATCCATAGAGACGGGAATAAAACGCTTCCTCTCATTAACACCCTTCAGAGTTTGTGCTCCGCATGACCACAGGCCATCATTATCGCCTCCTTCTCTTACTTTGGTCATAATGAGGACTATTTCACACATTCAGTCACTGGGGGGATGGTCTCATTAGAAATGTCTTGGAGGACCCAACTAAAGCTCGGGTGCAGAAATGGGAAGGAAAACTTTGTCTGATGTAAGAACCAAAAGTTTGCCTGAGAATCTTGTCCTTGGCCTTAGAGTCCTAAACCCGTGGGAATCAGGACTTCTTCCTAACGCTGCCAAACTATTTACTAAAGATGGCTTGGGGAGGACAACATTAGGAAAGTCATATTTGTGCAAGAATTTTAGAGGCCTTGAGGCAAGCCTCCATCTACATCCTGCCTCAGGGTTGGGAGAAGAGCGGCTTACTGAGTTAGTAAACATGAAGTCACAAGTTAGCCTAGATTCCTCTGTTGCACTTAGATGTTGTTAATATAGAATAGTTAGAATTCTACAAATACTGGAGCATCTCCACATAACCATATTCTAGGATCCCTAGGCCAGGATCTGTCTGTTCTTATGCTTACCATACTATCAGGAGCATTGTCTTTTCCCTTCTGGAGCTGTCTTCACAGGCCTAGCCCTCCACTTATGATTCAGTGTTGCTTCATCTTCAAGACCTCAGGCTTTATGAtcatagagatgacaggcatttTTTCATTACTTTATACCCAGTTACAGACATCCACTATGTTCTGAATTAACTAACAAATAAATCTCAGAATGATAGAGTGAGCTATAAAGTTATTTCTCTACCCAATGGCAAAGATGCCAATGGAACAATTTTTCTTTACTGGAACACAGGTCTCAATGGGAGGAAGGGGAATGTTTGTCTCCTGAGGATATATAGAAATATTTAGAGACATTCACCACCAGGGGATGAGGTTAGCTATTACTGGTTGTACATAGGAATGATACTTGGTACCACACAACATATAGAATTGTTTCTTATATCTATAGAAGATAGATGGGAAAAACCTGGCATAGGGTTTTGTAACATAAGCAattgaattcattttaaaaaatcagacacTAAGAAAATGTTAGGAGAAACCTGAAAGATATCTGAAAAAGAgtattgattttattgatttgtgATCATATAGCCAATAAGATGAAAAAGAACTCTCTCTCACTCTTCATAATGTACCATACAAGCTTATAAATGCCtgcatttctccagctctgtacTGCCAGAGACTTGAACTCTTCATCCAGAAGattgaaaaatatatttccttGCTTTGCCATGTTCCTTCTGCCAGGCTTGAGATGATGAACACAAAATCCATTTCAGAGTTCTCACTCCTGTGCATTGTTCTTTGTAAAAATGAAATCTCCATGGAAGCATGGGCAAAAGGGGCAGTCTTTAGTAACCACAGAGGAAAGTACACAGAGTGGTCACTGCAGATCTGTTGAGTGGATGGAGAGACTTTGCACACAGGTTCCTGGGTAGCAAGGGTTTAAGAGCCGAATTCATTTTCTCAGTAGTCTTGGAGAAAAGCTGCTGCCTTTAATCCATGTAGTTCTTTAAAGCCTCCATGTAATATATTTCTCTTCAATGTAGTATTTCCCCATAGCTTGTCATCTTGCTGCTTGGTAGCCATGGGAACACCATCGTATCTCTTTAAAACCCCAGGAAGGTGACCAAGTCATGACTGAGAAGAGGGGCATGGTGCAAGTCtgtaaacaaaggaaaaagaattatTTGCCTAGAATACTTCATAGTAATTAATGGAGAAAAGACTTGTTTTGTAGGCCAACTTTCCTAGTAATCACTGTTGAATATAATCTTATTGGTTCACACCTTGCCCTACTGGGATTCTGTCAAGGCGTTTTCCCATTGGTGATGTCTATTTAGCTGAAGGACTGCATCCTTTAGGCAGCAGTTTAAGACATGTAACATGGAAGTAAATGTTACATGTCCATAGGTGAGCCACCAGTTCCACAGCGGCATCGACAGTTACGCTGCAGCCAGAGGAACACtagaggtaaaaataaaatataaaaacatattaaGGAATCAAAGAAAGCTTAACCAACTAAGAAAAAAGACTCATTTGCTAATTGAAATTCAATTTTAGTAATTTTGGACCATACAGTATTtatcagattttattttgttccaaTATATGAATGTATAGAAGTTGTCAGAAGgtttaaaagtgaaaaattatatttGGCTTAACATCTCATAATATCCTCTGTCATCTTACTGGATTGATGTGGACTCCTTCCCCTTACAGCATTGAAAATTAGAACTCCTGAATCTTGAGAATCAAATGCAGACCTTCTGCACACGCAAACAGCAGCAGCATGGGGAGTAACTCGTCTCCACCCGCAGTCCTACAGCTCTGCTATGAGAATGTAAATGGGTCCTGTGTGAAAACTCCCTACTCGCCTGGGTCCCGGGTCATCCTGTATGCAGTCTTTGGCATGGGGGCTGTGCTGGCAGTGTTTGGAAACCTCCTGGTAATGATATCCATCCTCCATTTCAAGCAGCTGCACTCTCCCACCAATTTCCTCATCGCCTCTCTGGCTTGTGCTGACTTCTGGGTGGGAGTCTCTGTGATGCCCTTCAGCATGGTCAGGTCCATCGAGAGCTGCTGGTACTTTGGAAGAAGCTTCTGCACTTTCCACACCTGCTGTGATGTGGCATTTTGTTACTCTTCTCTCTTCCACTTGTGCTTCATCTCCATCGACAGGTACATCGCTGTCACTGACCCTCTGGTCTATCCCACCAAGTTCACGGTGTCTGTGTCAGGAATTTGCATCAGCATCTCCTGGATTCTGCCCCTGGTGTACAGTGGTGCTGTGTTCTACACAGGGGTCTATGATGATGGCCTAGAAGAATTATCCAATGCCCTCAACTGTGTAGGAGGATGTCAGGTAGTTGTGAATCAGAACTGGGTGCTGatagattttctttccttctttatacCAAGTCTTGTTATGATCATTCTGTATGGTAATATTTTTCTGGTAGCTAGGCAACAGgctaaaaagatagaaaatattgGCAGCAAAACAGAGTCATCTTCAGAGAACTACAAAGCCAGAGTggcaaagagggagagaaaagcagCCAAAACCCTGGGAATCACTGTGGTAGCATTCATGATCTCGTGGTTGCCGTATAGCATTGATTCATTAATCGATGCTTTTATGGGATTCATCACCCCTGCCTACATTTATGAGATTTGTGTTTGGTGTGCTTATTACAACTCAGCCATGAATCCTTTGATCTATGCTTTATTTTACCCATGGTTTAAGAAAGCTATTAAGGTTATTATGAGTGGCCAGGTGTTCAAGAACAGCTCAGCCACTATGAACTTGTTCTCTGAGCAAATATAAGCAAAGGCACAGAGGACCTCACAGGTACCCTTAATTTCCTGATGAATTGAGTCTTTAAAGTCTAAGAAGACACTTCATGGAAAAAATAATGGCTGTGCAAACTACAAAGGCTGAGTTAGCATTTTCTAGTCTTGCCAGAATGTGCACCTTGCTTCCATTTCTCTGAAAATACTAACTGGACCAATAAGTGTTAAGTTTTTATTAGAGTACTGCTTCACAGATGAGCATGCGACACTCCTTGCATTTAATTTCCTCCATACATCCTCCTTTTAATCTGTGGATTTTTTCTTGGTCCTGGCATATTCTCTGAAGACATTGAAGATCCCTTCTGATGCTGTCCTCTTTTCTTTACAAAGCTTCCAGTCTGACCTAGCCtgcaaaacatttcatttcatgcGTGAATAGGTTTCCCCCAGTTCCTGCTTTCCTTTGCTCTTTCAAGAACAGCTTACAAAAGGAGATTCCTTGGCAAATATAATTGTCTCAGTCTTGTGAGGGATCCCATGATGTAGGGGGGACAGTCTGCAAATGACATCACCTACATCAGGCTGTAGTGATTGTCAGCCAAGTTACTGTCCTCTGGCTCTATGATTTCCTCTCCCAAAATAGGAAACAGAAGCCACTGGACTTCCCAGAGTGGAGGCACTGTGATTATGTGGCTGTTCCTTCGGCTGGAAACTGGACACATGTGACACATGGAATCCCATGTCACACTTGTCTATTTAGGTGCATGAAATATTTCTTGTTCATTAAGGAGAATCTCTTTCAAGTGAAGCCTCTAGTTTTCTTTAATAAAGTATGATTACAATGAAGAATTTGTGTGTTTCAGTAGCCAAATAGAACATAAATTAATGGCAAGCATTCAAatagtcattgtttttctttctttttttttaaccaaacatGAACTTCACGCCTACACCATAGTGAAATCCATGCTGAATACGTAGGAAACAGGTAATAGCATCCCAACTTTTGTGAGCTGAGACTCTGGTAAGAAGTGGTGTTGTtcattgcaaataaataaatatgctcaGATACTTTTctctgaattaaataaaaatgtagcagTCTACAAAACAGGAGAAAAATCATTGCTAGCTCTATATCTGATATAGGGATGGACACCTGgactatataaaaaaataacctaaataaccccccaaaaaatgagagagacagatgattctcaaaagatgaagtgCAAATGGTccataaatggaaaaaaacagttcaacatccttatctatctttgaaattcaaatttaagttATGTTGAAATTCGTTCTATCTTATCCCACCCATaataacaaaaactaaaaactaagaCCATAAATAGCATTAGCTGCTGTTGGTGAGAATGTGGGAAAAAGGGAACCCTTTACACAATGCTTCGGGAATACTAACTAGCCTAGCCATACTGGAAATTAAAGTGGTGGTTTctcaagaaggaaagagagagagagagagagagagagagagagagagagagagagagagagagagagagagagaacaaacctcCCATGTGACTTCACCATACCACTTTCAGGTGTACACTCAAAGCGAACCACAGTGTGCTTTGAATCAGCACACCACAGTGAAAtcacacatccatgtttattgtagCTTTGTTTACAATAATAGCCAAGTCATGGAATCAGCCTATCTgccaacaaatgaatgaataaagaaaatattagcatATGCTCAATAGAGTTTTATTCCGccataaaaaaagaatttaattggaTCATCTGAAGAAAAATGTATACAACTAAAGGCaatcatgttaagtgaaacaactcaagctcagaaagacaaataccatgtattttctctcatttgtggatgcCAAATTTTACATAGACACAgaaaatcatacacatacatatagtgTGCACATAACTACATATGTACAACATGGAAATAGAAGTGAGATCAAAGTACTAGTGGGAAGAGGATGTAAAGGGAAGGGTATAGGGAAATGAATATGGTCAGAGTACATGATGTATTTGAATGAAATGTCTTTATGGAACTATTATGATATATAACAAACATTTAAtgagaaattaaataataaattaaaaacaagaagaaataccACAAAGGAATACCATTAATAAATTCTACACTTAAGAAAACATGTAAGTTTATCCTGCCAAcgatgttttaaataatttgtacATCGTACTCACATTGAACATACGTATCCACACCCCCCTCCCACGAAACACACAAAATGTATTCACAATCTTCAGCGTCCTACTTCGGAGTTTTTCCAAAGCCCTGAAACCAGCTACTGGTCTGGGATACAATGACCCCCATCAGACATAGGTCAGACATTGCTGACATAAAAGACAAGTACGTCCACAGCCTAgcagagaaaggtttatttctgGCTCACGTGAAGCCCTATGATGCTGGAGCGCTCTGCTGGGCAGCTGCCCTCACACCATGACTGCGGATCCCTTGGATTTCACCACTCATTCTTTCCATCAGAAGCTTCCTTCAGGCTTCAGCCTGAAAAGGACTCACTGGGGTCTGTTAGCGAGAAGCCAAGCGGACTGCTCCACCTAGTGGCCAGGGCCAGCACGTGGCGCCCCCTCGCCACCTTGCTTTATTTAATGAATGGCAGGTGACTGGTGTGAAGGATTTTGAGAATGACAGCCAGCAGTCGTTTCGATAACAATGTCGATGAAATATGGTGATTATGGCCTTAGGCTTGGTGTCAAGCATGCCCGAGTCAAGATGCTGGGATTCTTCTTGTTTCCAAAACGACTCCCGCCGAATCATACTTTTCCCTAGGTACAGGGGGCTGTGGGAGAAGTACAAGAAGAGAGGGTTTTTCTGAACCCTGACTCGGCATCTTCAGCTCCCTTGATGGAGGAAACGGTCGGACAAGAGGAGGAAACGGCTGTCAGGTGActacagaaaatgaaatctaAGCTGTTAAACTGTCCCAAAGGCTTTTCTCTACAAACCCGTGACAGTAAGGCAAGGAAAATGGAAATGGCCGAGGTTTTCTCAGTGGTttccctgccagcttcctctTACATTCCTCCCTGGGTGTTATTCATTTCCGTTTTGTTGGCCAACGAATCTTAGACTTGAGCTATATAGGAAACTCTGCGTTGGCCATGCCAAAGACATGAGAGAGCAGAGCTACACTGTGGAGGGCAGGGGTACTGTGGTTGACATTTGCTCTACCAGAAAGCAGATGGACACTAGACCCTTGACTAGCCGCAACATTTGACATTGGTCTCCGTGATCTCTACGGGTTCATAATGTGAAGCTTCAAGCCCGAGTCCCATAGTGTTTAGAATGAAATTCTAGCCCATCTCAAATTctctaaccatttttttttctagtcttccTAGTCATAtgtctcctcccactcctcctcatCTGATGGCACAGGCCATCTGTCTgataaagaagataaaaagagTCAAGTTCTATTACAACCTGGAAAAGGTAAAAGGGGATTAAATGGTAGGAAAGAGTTATGGTTGAACCCTACTGCAGCCTTGACCAAGAATAAAACGTGTTATGGTCTCTTGGAATTTTATTTGCTCTTTACAACAAGGAACTATATCTAAGTTGCCTTGAAAAATAGAGAAGTAGTGGTGTTCAGTGTGAACTGATACATCCAGGAAATAACTGttgcacccaaggctcagggatcatagcaaaagaagggacaggaagattgtaagagccagagagacaggaagtttgctgtgacaTTATGTCTTATGGAAAGGACAGAGAAGCTACACAAGTCTCATGAGCATGGCTGCCTAACTAATAAGGATAACACCAAAAGGCAtactaacatggaaggggaaattTCATGGGGCCTCAACCCTAATCAAAGGACTACAGGCAATTATGGAGCATTGATAGCAAAAGAAATAGTTTTCCCTGGGAAGAGGCCCCCAGTTGGTTATTCAATAcaaaatggtcagtcctgaaaccatatacatacaagtaacagaacatggactgagcaggtttgatatatacatataccacatatatgtaatgtatagacagacagacagacaaacagatatgAGAGCAAGATATGAGAGCaagtgggaaggaggaaagggaatagaggaaatgatgtaataatttattttcaaaaaaatattaaccctttctccaaaatatagaaaaatagagaAGTGAACTGTACCAAAATAACAATCCCAACCTTGCtgtttctgattctttaaacatGCCtgcttacttttaaaaattggaaaagtAAAAGTTCTGCTACAAGTCTGTATAATCAACTCCACTACAAGAGAAAGCCCAGCAATCAGGAAAACCATCAAAAAGTGATGTTGTATCACCAATAAAAATAGGAAACACGGAACTGGGGTCCCTACTGCTTATAGCATTAACTAGGATCAGAACATCAGCTAACAGTAAAGGGAGTTCTCTGTCCAGTGTAACTGCTGTCATGGGGGCCTGTTTCTTTAatgtatctatccatctacccatctactAACTGTAGATGCTCTCCTATCTATACATCACTCATTCCCCCCCACCTTTGCAAGGCTGGTTCTGATCATTCTCAGAGCCTCCGctttcatatttttctctccAAAAAGTCACTGTGGAAGACAGCATTGGCAACCCTGTCCTgcttcattattttcatttttttcttcaacctCTTAATTGTATGTATTAGAATGGGTCACAGTCTTATTTTCCTGCTTCTTACGAATGTTAGACCTGTTTATCTCTGATAAAGGTGTGTAAGCTACATTAGGACTTGCCAATTTATCGACTTGATGGgctttagaatcacctaggagacacacctctgggtatgtcttAGGGAGTTTTCCAAAAGGATTAACTGAGGGGGGAAAAATCCAGCCTCAAAGTGTGTAACCCCTTCCAGCAGGTAGCTCAGATATGAAGGAGTTGGAAGGGAAGCCCTGTTTCTACATCTGAATTGAGTCTAAAGATGCTTCTGATACCCTCTGTTGACATCAGACTCCAGTTTCTTCATCCTTCCAATGTGGATGCTCTGTGGAGTTCCAGCCCTTCAGAGTTAGGTTGGAACTGCTGCGGCATCCTACTTTGCTGAACAATTAATtactgggttctcagcctctctggcATGCAGATAGCTATTGTTGAGCTGCTTAATTCCTATCATGTAAATCAATCTAatacattctgtctgtctgtctgtctctccccttctctctctccacatacatgtatatataacacttcaaataaataaaaattatgggaaAAAAgacttgtttgtctttttaaataaaatgcttcCTCAAGGATGAAAAGACTGAGATCTGAACCATCCATGCCTTTGTTTTCATTATAGTTAAATGTGTCATGTGATGGCCAGTTAATCATTTTCAGTGAAATCTTGAAAATGGTTGCTATCTTGTACTCCTAAAAGGGGGCACTGAAGTCTAGACAGTAAAAGTCACACGACCTAGACTTTAGGGGCAACTAGGATTCAGACCCAGGTCTATAGATATAGAGACTCTACCCTTTTCTCATCCCATGATCTTCCATAGCAGCTTCCAGGGATGGAAACCATGCTTACTAAACCTTAGGGACATAGGAACTACAGACAGGAAATCCTGGGACCTTACTGTGTGCCCACAGCAGAAGCTCTGGTATTGGCTAGCTGTAGAGAGCTCATGTTGATGACAAATTCAAATTACAGGAATGATGTTCAAGTCTGCTTTGGGACTGAAGTTTATAGCCCGGACCATCATGGTTAAaactttaagaaacaaaaacagaaagagaagaaatgttgGACCCAAGCTTGTCAGAGGAAGAGGTACTGGTGACATGCTCCAAGAAGGCAATGAATTCACTGGACCAAAGCAGCCTGAGTTAGTAGAGAAAACAACAGTGATAGATAAATTTGACCACTTAGTTGAATAATGGCAATCTGTTTCATTGACCACCCCTGAAATTCAATTCAAGCATTGTTTTTGTCTGCTCTTTTGTGTTCAAAGTAGAAACCAGGAGGCAAGTGCTCCCCAGGTCTCCACACTCTTTTCTGTGGGCCCGAAGGAGCTTGTGTCCATGTCACCAGCTTCCCAGACCTCTGCCGCCATCTTTACTATAgccctccccattctccttctctttccaatTTCAAACTGCGTTGTTTCATTCCGGGGAGACTTCGGCCAGGTAGGACAGCTCATTGACTCAAACTGGGATCATTTGCCTTTGAATTTTTATCTTTGAACAGTAAATGTAGCATGGTCTTTGCAAGCTTATATGCAGAATTAAATGCAAAGGCTAGAAGAACTTTGCACAGCCCATTACTTGCTATTTCTGACACTTCTAGATACTCCTGAGCCTAGTCCTTCTAAGTAGACCAAACCTCCCATACATCTATGCTCTCTGGTGAATACCTGGCCTTCTTGGAGCACATTATATGATTGCTTCTTCCTTTGATGATGCCTAGGGtcatcttttctctcctctttttgtttgtttatgttatttGATTGCGGCAGGAGTGGGGTAGCCCTGCTTCAGTTGTAGGTGTatatccttcttccttctcatgtcttttttttctctgaggCCCTGGCTGAAGAAACAGCTTCTATTGGGACCATCTGTCCTGACGGTGGATGACAGAAGTGTAAGAACTGAGCTCAAACATGTATTATTCTTTGAGTTTCAGTTTGAAAGTGGCAAGTGCCATGGCCCATAAGGCTTTGATCAAGACAAGTCATACAGCCAAACTCAACATGATTGAATCTAAGACATTTGCTCAGAGGGTGGGTGAAAGAACAGTAGGAGAGGAGACTAAAATAGAGGTTAAGCGTGTAGAAGAGGTTggcctacagtctgtcctgcctatgggatgtgctggggtaagggtggcctagagattgagggagtggccaaccaacaaCTGGTCTAGCCTAAGACCTGTGCCATGAGGAGTAAAcctacccctgacactgcctggagcatcaGGACCCACaagctggatgacccagagacctaggatagaaccaaaaaACACAACCGGAGGAAAAAACTGTCAATGCAAttatgcctaacaatattctgctgtaCTTATAGATTaatgcctagcccaattgtcatcagagaggcttcaccaagaaactgatggaaacagatacaaagATCTTCTGATAGTCACTAAGCCGGACTctaggaatcctgctgaagagaagtAGGAAGAGATTTAGGAGCCAGAaggatcaaggacatcacaagagaACTCACAAaatcagctaacctgggctcataggggctcacagagactgaactgacaatcaggaaccctgcatgggactgacctaggccccctCTGCATGTATGGGACAGTTATGTAGCTTAgtcttcttgtaggactcctaatagttggagcaggggctgtctctgacttctGGCTGTTGGGACCTTATTCcttatactgggtcaccttgcctaGCCTTAATACGAGGAGGTTTagccttactgcaacttgatatgctgtgtttggttgatagccatgggaggcctgcccttttctgaacagaaatggagaaggagtggatttgGTGGGGGGGAACagaggggagggatttggaggagaagagagaagaaaaactgcagtcaggatgtaaaatagatAAATTTTTAGGAAGGAGTGTAAAAGAGGAGTCACTGAGGGGTAACATGTCACTGGTGTTCAGGCCTGATGTTAAGGTGATAAATCTCTTCTCTCAtgagtatacatacacacacacacacacacacacacacacacacacacacttatgtataCTAGTATAAATATGCACTTCAATGTGTGATTTATTCACTCATACAGCCAGCTGTCTGAGCTACAATGGGGTTTGACTTAGCTAAAGAAAgcaatataaataaactgaaatgtGTATGGAGAATGAACTACTGTTTGGGGTCATACAAAACAAGGACCTTAGAAGTTTAGactacattttgaaattttattttattactatttttatgtaaatgtcatatgtgtatgtgtgtgtttctgtgtgtatattccacatgtgtacaggtgcccatggaggccagagaagggcattggattccttggaacgggagttataagcagttataagctgcctgacgtgggtgttgggaattgtaCCTGGGTCTTCTGcgagagcaacaagtactcttaaccactggaccatctctccagcccttagacTATATTGACATTTT encodes:
- the LOC102905710 gene encoding trace amine-associated receptor 6, with translation MGSNSSPPAVLQLCYENVNGSCVKTPYSPGSRVILYAVFGMGAVLAVFGNLLVMISILHFKQLHSPTNFLIASLACADFWVGVSVMPFSMVRSIESCWYFGRSFCTFHTCCDVAFCYSSLFHLCFISIDRYIAVTDPLVYPTKFTVSVSGICISISWILPLVYSGAVFYTGVYDDGLEELSNALNCVGGCQVVVNQNWVLIDFLSFFIPSLVMIILYGNIFLVARQQAKKIENIGSKTESSSENYKARVAKRERKAAKTLGITVVAFMISWLPYSIDSLIDAFMGFITPAYIYEICVWCAYYNSAMNPLIYALFYPWFKKAIKVIMSGQVFKNSSATMNLFSEQI